ATTCTAAGCTGACTAGTGGCATATCCACAAACACATTATTGAACCAATTCACAGTGAATTTATAATGTAAAAAAGTTACAACAAcagaaaaacattaaaaacaatGTCATAAAAGATCAATTTAGCAGAGTAGTGAACATCATAACTCGAAGTAAACTAAagtcattagttttttttcaaaagcatTATTATTCAACCAACTTTGATAATAGTTTCATTATGACCAACTATTTATTTCGTAAACTCTTCAAAAGTAATTAGTTTACTGACCATCGTGACAACATACATGCTTGGCTTGCCACTTAATGGATTCGTTACTCATTGTTAAATCACACAACATGTAAGATACATAATATGACTAAGCCGTATCTTCAGGTGCCactttttgaagaaaaaaagaatggaTCAAGTGATGGATTGCACGTTTGACTATTCGCATTTTTCTCCAGAACCCCATTTTCATTTTATTCGACAATGCAATCATTAACGTCAGCGATCCATCACGTTTCGTCCAATGCTTTTGCTTGTTTTTCTTTAAACACGTCTGTTTTTTCGCCAATGgtaaaccaaaataataaatgcTATTTATTAGGTATGGcacttaaaaataaatcaaaatcgaAGTCTCTGTAACGAAAAGTCAAAGAGAATGCACCGTTTCTGGGAATGGagttaaaaaacatatatgtgtGGAAAACCGAAGTCCACAAGAACTATAACTCTTtcttttatgtattttctaGACAGAAGAGTTATATTTACAGTTTCATTAATAAAAGTCTTCAAAGACAAATAAATCTCAGGCTCCTCCTGGATAGTGAAGTGCCCGGAGCTTTTAAGCATTCTTGCGTCACGTCCACGACAATCAAGCCAGGTTTTATTTGTGTTTGCTCATGATCATCTCATCTGTTAcgtttcttaatatgtgtgttttGATTCGTCGAGTATATatgtctttttgttttattattacaaAGATCGGCTCGTACTTGTGATCACGTCGTTAAGATTCATTAACGATGAAATTCAGACAAGACATGAAGACAAATCCAAAACTTTGTTTGGTCGTTTTTGATTCATTGATCAATATAGATCACTGATTACGTACtaaattctatttatttatttggcgTAGGTAAGGGGTAAACTCCATTTGTGAATATATTTGCTTATTTTCATTTGACTTATTCTTTTACGTAAACATTCGTTTTCAGATCCTATGAATAGGCTCTTCAATGGCGTCTTCAAACTCAGAAAGGAGATGGATCTTCCCTCTAGCTATGGCTTCCCTCATGTTCATATTCCTCACAGCTGTATCTTTCAACATGGGTCTCCTCTCTTCCGTGCGTTCCATTAACTCACTCATATTCTCCTCAAATATTCTACCAACCACAAACGAAACAACCGTCACATTCGCTGAGTCAAAGATCAAGCAACATCCTCCTCCAGTACAGTCTAGTCCTCCTCGCTTTGGTTATCTAGTTTCAGGGTCAAGAGGTGACTTGGAGAGCCTATGGAGAGTGTTGAGAGCGTTGTACCATCCGAGGAATCAATACGTTGTTCATCTCGATCTCGAGTCTCCTGCTGAAGAGAGGCTTGAGCTAGCTAAACGTGTGAGGGAAGATCCTGTTTTTAGCGACGTTGGGAATGTTTACATGATCACAAAGGCTAATCTCGTTACATATCGTGGACCAACTATGGTGGCTAATACGCTTCATGCATGTGCCATTCTCTTGAAGCTGAGTAAAGATTGGGATTGGTTTATAAATCTCAGTGCCTCAGACTATCCTCTAGTGACTCAAGATGGTATACATATATTAACTCtagactgtttttttttttaaattattattatcatgCAAGTTCTAGGCCTTAGGCACATAATCTCTCATAGGTCCGAAGTCAGCTTTTAGAAATTCCGATTTAAAGAATAACTATTTTTGCCATTAAtgttctttttcagatcttaTTCATACATTCGCTGGACTGGACCGGAACCTCAACTTCATCGACCACTCTAGCAAACTAGGCTGGAAAGAGTAATGATTCTTGAAACTTCTCTGTACTATACTACTTTGAGATGTGTGTTTGAAAGAGTAATGATTCTTGTGGGTTTTATGGCAGAGATAAACGAGCAAAGCCACTGATCATAGACCCGGGGCTGTACTCAACAAAGAAGTCAGATGTCTATTGGGTTACACCTCGTAGAACCATGCCTACTGCATTCAAACTATTCACTGGTGAGTAACTAGTGTTCATTACTTGAGTAACAAGGTAATGAAACTTGGAGACTAAACTATATGTTTTGATGGTAACTTTTAGGTTCTGCTTGGATGGTTTTGTCACGGTCCTTCATAGAATATTGCATTTGGGGATGGGACAATCTTCCACGGACTCTTCTAATGTACTACACCAACTTCCTCTCTACACCAGAAGGATATTTCCACACTGTGATATGCAACGCACCTGAGTATTCAAACACGGTGGTCAACCATGACCTGCATTACATCTCGTGGGACAAACCTCCCAAACAGCATCCTCGGACGCTCAACATCAATGACACCAAGAGGATGATTGCAAGCGGAGCTGCGTTTGCACGCAAGTTCAGACACAATGATCTCGCTCTGGACAAGATTGATATAGAGCTGCTCGGTAGAGGTAACGGAAACTTCACGCCTGGTGGTTGGTGTGCAGGCGAGCCGAAATGCTCCAGGGTTGGTGATCCGTCGAGGATCAAACCGGGTCCTGGTGCAAACCGGCTAGGTGCGCTTGTTAGCAGACTTATTTGGTCATCTAAACTGACTCAAAGGCAATGTAGATAAGCTCAATGTGCTTGCAGCTTAATGCTGTCGTTAGAGATTTTGTCACTAATTTTGAAGCAAGAATAATATAGCAACTCACTTCTTTTCTTCATATAGAAACACTTCTCAAAATACAGtaaaccatttataaatttatctgATATATAAGACAAACAACTCAACAACTAGTAGTGTTCATATGGTTCATGAAGATAAGATACAGTCTATAGATAGCAATGGTTGTATATACTTGTTATACCACAATGACTTGGAATTGTACAGGCTATTTACATAGAGAGAGTGTGATAGAGCTAGAAGAGGAGAAGGCAAATGAGGAAGCAAAAGAATAGGAATATCGATACCCTATTAAGAGACTTCTCATGCTGCATCATCCTCTGGTTTTGATAAGGCTGAGCTACTGTGTTTGTGAAGGTTCCGAAGATCCTGGTGTAGACCAAGTCCCCAAACATTCCAATCACCGGGTAAAGAAAACTCATCATTACCGCACTGGCAAGGTCAGTTGATTCAGTTGCGGTGAAGGCACGAGGGGAGTATCGGTGGTTATGAAACATTGGAGACAGAGTTCGATGCCGCAAGCTTGGATACAGAGATGGTTGTGTAGTGAAAGTTGATGGACCGGGTCTGCGTGGTATGTCTGAGTTTTGTTTCTTGGAGGAAAACGTGGAAGACATGCCTCTTCCATAGAGTGGAACCAATGAGGTGACGGTAACACTGGATTTGCAGACAGGGCAGGTGTTATGATGGTGATCAGTGAAGACAGGAGATAGCTTAACGTGTAGCCACTTGTAGATGCAAGGCCAGCAGAAAAGGTGTCCGCAGAGAGTGACGACAGGATCATGAGCTGTGTCTAGACAGATGTCACAATCAAAACAGCCGCTTTCATTAGGTTGAGCTGTGATgagattagggttttgtttAACTAAGAAGCCATCTTCATGTGCTTGTTGAGGATCAGACCTGAAGAAGTTCCCTTCCATAGGAGGCAATGTTCTCTGTTTATCAACAGAAGGAAACTAAATGAAAAAAGTGAGCCTATTACAACTTGTAACATAGGTGTAATACCCAAACAATCTCTATGATTAACTAAACCTGATGTGACTTGTGTCTCTAAAATGTAA
The sequence above is drawn from the Brassica napus cultivar Da-Ae chromosome A8, Da-Ae, whole genome shotgun sequence genome and encodes:
- the LOC106413661 gene encoding beta-glucuronosyltransferase GlcAT14A-like; this encodes MASSNSERRWIFPLAMASLMFIFLTAVSFNMGLLSSVRSINSLIFSSNILPTTNETTVTFAESKIKQHPPPVQSSPPRFGYLVSGSRGDLESLWRVLRALYHPRNQYVVHLDLESPAEERLELAKRVREDPVFSDVGNVYMITKANLVTYRGPTMVANTLHACAILLKLSKDWDWFINLSASDYPLVTQDDLIHTFAGLDRNLNFIDHSSKLGWKEDKRAKPLIIDPGLYSTKKSDVYWVTPRRTMPTAFKLFTGSAWMVLSRSFIEYCIWGWDNLPRTLLMYYTNFLSTPEGYFHTVICNAPEYSNTVVNHDLHYISWDKPPKQHPRTLNINDTKRMIASGAAFARKFRHNDLALDKIDIELLGRGNGNFTPGGWCAGEPKCSRVGDPSRIKPGPGANRLGALVSRLIWSSKLTQRQCR
- the LOC106413669 gene encoding E3 ubiquitin-protein ligase RMA3-like — its product is MEGNFFRSDPQQAHEDGFLVKQNPNLITAQPNESGCFDCDICLDTAHDPVVTLCGHLFCWPCIYKWLHVKLSPVFTDHHHNTCPVCKSSVTVTSLVPLYGRGMSSTFSSKKQNSDIPRRPGPSTFTTQPSLYPSLRHRTLSPMFHNHRYSPRAFTATESTDLASAVMMSFLYPVIGMFGDLVYTRIFGTFTNTVAQPYQNQRMMQHEKSLNRVSIFLFFCFLICLLLF